A genomic window from Glaciihabitans sp. INWT7 includes:
- the rnpA gene encoding ribonuclease P protein component codes for MLAKANRLVRADDYRRLVRRGRRVSTRHAVVYIMRGSDSGAPRFGFIVPKNVGIAVNRNLVRRRLKALSFTALPQLAPGTEIVIRALPGSAQAGWDILRSEISEVVSGGVTRA; via the coding sequence GTGTTGGCCAAAGCCAACCGGCTCGTCCGGGCTGACGACTATCGACGCCTCGTGCGCCGAGGTCGGCGCGTGTCGACCCGTCACGCTGTGGTCTACATCATGCGGGGCAGCGACTCTGGTGCACCCCGGTTCGGTTTCATCGTTCCCAAGAATGTGGGAATCGCCGTGAATCGCAACCTCGTGAGGCGGCGTCTCAAGGCACTGAGTTTCACGGCTCTTCCCCAACTTGCACCGGGCACCGAGATCGTGATCCGTGCATTGCCAGGCTCAGCGCAGGCTGGCTGGGATATTCTGCGTTCTGAGATCTCGGAGGTTGTGAGCGGAGGAGTGACACGAGCGTGA